The region AAACTATGGATTGAGTGATTTTTCATTAGCTTCAATCGCAGGCGCAATGGGAGGACTACAGAGATGTAAGGATGGTTATGTAATGCTGACAACCGCTGAGGAACACCAATGGCAGGCTTTTATTAAATTAATGGGTGATCCTGAATGGGCAAAGGATCCCGATTTACAAGATATCTTTTCTCGTGCCAACAACTATCACAAGTTTGAACCATATATAAAAAAATGGTTAATGAATCATACTAAAGATGAGATATATCAGGGTGGACAGGCGCTTGGTTGCCCAGTCGCTACAATAAGCACAACTGAAGATATTGCAAATTCCAAACAGATGAAGGCCAGGGACTTTTTTGTTGAGATAGAGCATAAGGAAGCAGGAAGGTTAAAATATCCTCAAGCTCCTTATAGATTTTCCAAGTCCCCATGTGTTACACATCGCCCTGCGCCTCTTTTGGGTGAGCATAATGAAGAGATATATTGTAAACATCTCTGTTATTCGAAAGATGACTTGGTAAAGTTGGCAGAGTCTGGAATAATTTAATAAACCAAAGGAGAATATAAATGGATAAATTACCCTTGGAAGGTGTGAGAGTGTTAGATTTTACATTTGCTTGGGCAGGCCCATATGCAACGATGTTATTAGCGTTTATGGGAGCTGAAGTAATAAAGGTTGAGAGCAATACAAGATTGGATCACTCCAGAATGTTTTCTATAATTACACGTGAAATGTATGATGATGTAAATAAGTCAACAGTCTTTAATGATATGAATCTTAGCAAGTTAAGTGTTAATCTGAATTTAAAGGATTCCAGATCGATTGAAATTGCAAAGAGAATTATGAAGATTAGTGATATCGTTGCAGAGAATATGCGTCCAGGTGTTATGGATAAGCTCGGATTGGGTTATGATGTCGCAAGGGAGGTAAATCCCAATATCATATATCTCTCTTCATCAGCTCGTGGATCAGAGGGGCCTGAGAGAAGTTACTCAGGCTATGCTCCAGGTTTTGGAGCTATGGGTGGACTGTCTAATATAATAGGCGATCCAGATGACCCTCCAAGCATGATGGGAGGGGAGATGGATCTCTTAAGTGGAACTGCTTCAGTGTTCGCTATACTAGCTGCGCTCAATTACCGACAAAAAACGGGTGAGGGGCAGTATATTGATCTATCATCCTCTGAAGCAGGGAGCGTCTGTATTGGGGAAGTATTCATGGACTATTTTATGAATGGCAAGGTGCAAACAAGAGAGGGGAATAAAGATGGTATTATGGCTCCACATAATTGTTATCCATGTAAAGGGAATGACAGGTGGATAAGTATCGCTGTAGAGACTGATGAGGAATGGTCATCACTCTGCAATGCCATTGGGAATCCCGAATGGACAATCGATGAGAGGTTCTCTGATGCCTACAGTAGATGGAATAACCAGGAAGAATTGGATAAACTGATTGGTGAGTGGACAATACATTATGAAACCTTTGAAGTTATGGAAATCCTTCAAAAAGCGAAAGTAGCGGCCTTACCAAGCTATAACAGCCAAGATTTATTTTCAGATCCTCATCTTAAGGAACGAGAATTCGCTACCAAGGTTGAACATCCTTTAATTGGAGAAACAGTTGTGATTGCTCCTCCCTGGAAGACATCTACCCTTCCAGTACATGTTCAATGCGGACCTCTCTTTGGGCAACATAATGATTATGTTTTTGGTGAATTATTGGGTATGTCTAAGGATGATATCTCAAAACTGGTTGAAGATAATGTGATCTTTTAGAAATAATATACAATAGCTATATGCATATCATATTTAGTTAATGATAGACCATACATTCTAGTTAATAGAGCATATTTTTAGAGTATAAATTTCGAATATTGAAACGAAATATTTATTCGTTAACGTCATTTTTGATCAGTGCTTCAATTCTTTGGCAATTATTATTTCTCCTACAGCTTTAACAAATAGATAATTGTAGCAATTGTTACTAATGCGAATATAGCAGTAAGAATGAATGGCATTGAGTTTTTCTTTCTATATTGATCACCTCGCATTGGATTCCAATCCGGTTCAGACATTTTTGTAGGTGCATGTGGATTTGCAACTGGCTTACCACAATTAGAGCATTCAACAGCCCATTCTGAAACCTTCTGTCCGCAATGAATACATTTAACTATAATCATATTAATTCTCCTATAAATACTATTTCTTATATAAAAAATCATCCAATCTAACAAATTTAGAAAAAAAAGTAAAGAAAAAATTATTTAATTTCAATAGTAGTTAGCAAATTAAATTTTAGGTTCACGCCGCTAAAGCATGAATCTTGCCATACCCCCTGAGATAGTCATTTAAATTCATAGTATTCCAGAAATTATGCCAATGGTCTTCGAAATATTTACATCGCAGCCCTGCCATTGCATTCGCATGCTGGAGAGTCCAGCGCATACCCGTCAATTTTAACCGTCTTGCAACGATATATTCATTAGCTCTCTATTGTAATGGTTTAGATAATATCTGACACACCAATAATAAAACTGACATTTATTCCCTTATGGAAATATTATGGCTATCTCATGATTTGAGAGTTATCAAAAAGTGAAGGACTGATTTAAACTCTATAATTACTTAATAATACTAAAACCGATCTTCCTCAACTGATTAAATATACACACCCTTATTTTATTATGAAAGAAAAAATGAATAAGAAATTATATTTTAATTGATGATTATTCGATTTTATGATTTTGATACAAATATAGTGTATTTCCTCCACTCTAACTCTAATGGAACGGATATACTTTATTCAACTTGACTGACTTGTCAAGCAGCTACAAGCAGTTGAGATAGCTCTTTGAAAACTGAATTTTGAATTGGTAACTCCTTTTAATATTGTACTATCTCATTCCAGACAATGCGTCGCAATATATTCTGAATATTTTTTATAGAAGTATGCGTTTTATTTATTATTTACTTTTTCACATGTAACGTTAATAGCAATGCGGATCAGTAAAACATATGTAAAACAAACAGGGTACAGGTGTGTAACTATAGCCTTATATGGACGATTCTGATAATGCCCTAACCCTAAAAGCTGTTTAGCATCTTTGAAAAATACTTCTATATTCCAGCAAGTATTATATGACCTGATTATATCCGTCGCTTTCATACTCGGATGATCAATCTATAACCCGAATATATTTCGCTCAGAATTTTTTCTGGAAAAAATTACGTGAACAGCAGACGATCTACTTACTTCGACTTGACCTATATCAATATAGTGAAAGGTCATAGCGCCATTTTCTTTAGAAAGCTTCATTTTTAACTTTTTTTTGATCTATAAAAAAAATGCGTTATAAGGACCTACTTCAAGCTTTTTACCTCTGTTTTTAAAATTTCTATTTGATTTAAAGCTGATATGAAATGGAATCCTTTCTCACGACACGCTTTTGTCACTGTTGGACAAAGGTAATAAGTATCAAAAAACTACAACTGGAATTCCTTTTGGTGCCGCAAATGACTGAATGAGTTCAGCCGCAAGCTCTGTTAGCTTTTTTAAATATAATATTGAGTTCTTCACAATTTTTATCTTTTATATATAATCTTATGCCGTACGGAATGGTGATGTCTCTAACTCGTAAGGTTGCTTTGACATACTCATGGCCCTATATAGATTTTTAGATAAATGGATCGTGCACCCAGCCAAGGGCATCCATCTTTTTACATCGTTTGCCTTTTTTCGAATCATCAATTGTTAAAGATATAGCATCTTTTCTATTTAGCTTCAGCGAATCGAATAGATCATATGGTTTATGAGCTAATGCTGTCTCTGTATCCCATCGTGCTATATTCATGAAATTGTTATATCGTGTCCAATGAGGGAATTGCTTATTATCGAGATAGCCATGAAGCGATGTAATATTTCTTTCCTGGAAACAGCAATAAGAAGAACCAATTTTCGAAAATATTCGAAAGGGTCAAAACAAAATTCAGTTTTCAAAAAACAAAAAATTATCCAGCAAGGATGGGAAACAGACGATTTTGAACATAAAGGCAATAACTCCTAATGTATTTTGGTGTGGATACATCTTTCATCGGCTGTTTTGCCTTTTTTATTTGCCTTTTCCCTCCGTATGTTTTAAAAATCAGTCAAGTTGAATAAATTAATATTGGAAAGTATAGTAATTCATGAATAGATGCAAATTAAATAATCAATCGCTTTTACTAACAGACAGTAACAAAGGATTTTCGCTAATATGCAGCCTTCTTTAGATATAGGTGGAGACTTGATTAAACACTGGTCTCACCATCATCCAGATAAACCTGCTGTTATATATAGAGATCAATATTTAACTTGGTCTAAACTGTATGAACGGAGTCATGCTTTAGCTCAAGCCCTTTACGGCATTGGTCTTCGACCTGGTGACAGAGCAGCTGTAATGATATACAATCTGCCAGAGTATTGGGAAATTTATGTAGCTTTAATTATTCTCGGTGTAGGATTTATCCCTGTAGGGTATAAGTCAAAAGCACCGGAGATTGAATATATTGTGAATAACTCTGAATCTCGCTGCTTTTTATTCCATTCTGATTTTGCTCGTCGTATATTGACACACCGAGTAAGGTATAAGGAACTGTTTCAGGAAGGATTTATCTGCATTGGAGATACATCATTAAAAGGTGCTACAAGCTATAATGCTATCATAGATCATCATCCAACAGTAGACCTGAGTCTTCTTCCAAAGCAAACAGGTGAGACCATGATCTACACTTCAGGCACTACAGGCAAACCAAAAGGCGCATCACGAAGCAATATTGAGAGCATGGGCGAAATGCTAAAAACCTACATAGAAGCATTTAATCTAACTCCAGATGAAATACATCTTGCTTCCTGTCCACTTTATCATTCTGCTCCCCTTTGTTTTGCTGGAGCTAGTTTCCTTCTTGGAGGGACATTAATCCTCATGTCTCGATTTAAGCCAAAGGAATTTCTAAAAAATATTGAACGACACCGAGTCACCTCCGCCTTTGTTGTACCCATAATACTTAATTCCTTACTCAAGTTGTCTGAGAAAGAGATCAGGGAAACAGATCTATCTAGCCTTCGAGCCCTGGTTTGTGGAGGCGCTACACTGTCTCCTAAAATAAAATTTGATATCCTTGACAAGATTGGTCCTGTGTTATACGAGTTTTATGGATCTACTGAAACCGGAATTAATACCATAATAACACCTGAAGAAATACGAGATAGGCCTAACAGTGTTGGGAAAGCCATGCCATTCAATGAACTTGTCATATTAGATAAGGATGGCAATAAAGTATTAAATGGCAAACGTGGGGAGCTTTACATCTATAATCCCTTTTTGATTGATGGATACTATAAGAATGAGCAGGCCACA is a window of Spirochaetota bacterium DNA encoding:
- a CDS encoding CoA transferase, producing MDKLPLEGVRVLDFTFAWAGPYATMLLAFMGAEVIKVESNTRLDHSRMFSIITREMYDDVNKSTVFNDMNLSKLSVNLNLKDSRSIEIAKRIMKISDIVAENMRPGVMDKLGLGYDVAREVNPNIIYLSSSARGSEGPERSYSGYAPGFGAMGGLSNIIGDPDDPPSMMGGEMDLLSGTASVFAILAALNYRQKTGEGQYIDLSSSEAGSVCIGEVFMDYFMNGKVQTREGNKDGIMAPHNCYPCKGNDRWISIAVETDEEWSSLCNAIGNPEWTIDERFSDAYSRWNNQEELDKLIGEWTIHYETFEVMEILQKAKVAALPSYNSQDLFSDPHLKEREFATKVEHPLIGETVVIAPPWKTSTLPVHVQCGPLFGQHNDYVFGELLGMSKDDISKLVEDNVIF
- a CDS encoding AMP-binding protein — translated: MQPSLDIGGDLIKHWSHHHPDKPAVIYRDQYLTWSKLYERSHALAQALYGIGLRPGDRAAVMIYNLPEYWEIYVALIILGVGFIPVGYKSKAPEIEYIVNNSESRCFLFHSDFARRILTHRVRYKELFQEGFICIGDTSLKGATSYNAIIDHHPTVDLSLLPKQTGETMIYTSGTTGKPKGASRSNIESMGEMLKTYIEAFNLTPDEIHLASCPLYHSAPLCFAGASFLLGGTLILMSRFKPKEFLKNIERHRVTSAFVVPIILNSLLKLSEKEIRETDLSSLRALVCGGATLSPKIKFDILDKIGPVLYEFYGSTETGINTIITPEEIRDRPNSVGKAMPFNELVILDKDGNKVLNGKRGELYIYNPFLIDGYYKNEQATQDCFRGKHITVGDIAIRDEDGYYYIVDRKKDMIIRGGVNIYPAEIEEVLNGMPGISDVAVIGLPNLDWGETVAAIVVCENDTKITEESIKTYCKERLAQYKIPESIHFRKQILRNPQGKILKRRIKKELLS